A region of the Myxococcus guangdongensis genome:
CCTCGCCCAGGCCGATGCCCTCCTCTTCGGGCGGGTGACCTACGAGATGATGGAGTCGGCCTTCCGACCGCCCCAGCGAACGCAGGCGGCGCTCGACCAGATGGACGCCTTCGCCCGGACCATCGACGCGGCGAAGAAGTACGTCGTGTCCACCACCCTGACCCAGGTCGACTGGAACGCGGAGCTGGTGCGTGGGGACTTGAAGCAGGCCATCCAGCAGCTCAAGCAAGGGCCGGGCAAGGGCATCTTCGTCGGAGGCGTGAAGCTTCCCCTGGCGTTGGCGGAGCTGGGGTTGATCGACGAGTACGAATTCGTGGTGCATCCCTGGCTGGCCGGGCATGGGCCGACGTTGTTCTCGGGGCTGTCGAAGCACGTCGCGCTGAAGCTCGTGGGCCGCAAGGAGTTCGGCGCGGGGGTGGTGGCGCTGCGGTACGAGCCGAGATGAACCGCGCGGGGGCTCGCCCGGTCCACGAGCCCCCGAATCACACACACGAGCTGGCCCGTGCGTCACTCCCCCGTCGGGGCGTAGAACTCCGCCGGGCCGGCGAGCCACACGGTGGTGCCGTCGGTGCGCTCCAGCAGCGCCTCGGCCAGCTTGACCCAGTCATCGTGGAGTCCCACGACCTGCAGGCTGGAGGGG
Encoded here:
- a CDS encoding dihydrofolate reductase family protein gives rise to the protein MRPLRYSINITLDGCCDHQAVPADEALHQHHADNLAQADALLFGRVTYEMMESAFRPPQRTQAALDQMDAFARTIDAAKKYVVSTTLTQVDWNAELVRGDLKQAIQQLKQGPGKGIFVGGVKLPLALAELGLIDEYEFVVHPWLAGHGPTLFSGLSKHVALKLVGRKEFGAGVVALRYEPR